The Osmia bicornis bicornis chromosome 11, iOsmBic2.1, whole genome shotgun sequence genome includes the window TCGCGTCGCTTTACGCCAGGGTTCTCTACGCTTCAGCTTAAGCTAACGAAATATACCTATAGCCTTAATCGATTAATCGCGTCGATCTATATGCGAGATCAATACTTTCCATCTTTGATTGTCCTTCAGAATtgtgtgtatacatatatatgttgTTGTTGTTTGTTATTCCAGTGGTTAACAAGCGACAGCAACGCAACAAAATGTACTCCCGGTTCTTTCATGATGGATGCTTGCGAATGGAAATTGTCTGTTTTCTGAAAAGCTGCGTTGGAAGTCGAGAAAAAGACGAAAAGAATCATTTTAACGCGCTAACTGCTTAAAAAGCTATTCTTTAACTTTCTTTAGGTTCACATAAATTAGACTCAAGTTGATCAATTTGTTAAGTATCCCTATAGAGACGTTCATTTCTATACAGAAATCATTTGAACTGCATAACTCACAGACAgctatatacagggtgttcgacaacaggtgggcaaaattttcaggggtgattctaggggtcaaaataagacgaaaatcaagaataatgaaatagagtttgcggctttgttttccagttattaacgtttaaaaattcgagtaaaacgcgcctgaaacctgcaatccgcccaGCACCGATGACTGAatgtcaggtcagcagggatCGGTACactcataaccaagaatcgaagTCGAATGTTGTAGTACTGAGAGGGGGCTATATAGGAGGCGCTGCCCTCTGAAACGCCATCTTGGGCGAAGCCCAAGAAAACTcgaaatagaatagaatagtAGTACTGAGAAACAAAATAGCACGAgataagtttctactattcaacgattcttgaTTACGACTGTACCttcccctgctgacctgacgatcagtcgtcggtgctgggcgggttgcaggtttcaggcacTTTTTGCTCAAAtctttaaacgttaattactggaaaagaaagccgcaaacgctatttcgttattcttgattttcgtcttattttgatccctagaatcacccttaaaaattttgcacacctgttgtcgaacaccctgtattaCATAAACCGATAAATGCCaatagtaaaagaaaaaaagcaaTTGCAGTTAACGCGTTAACGTGATGCACTCTCGCAAACGCGCTGCCACGAACACGCGCGCCGTATTTCTTATTTACGAGTACTTATATACACGTGACCGTAGTTACAAGAGATATATACACCTAATATTGCTGTTTGGCTTCCGTGAATGCCACCATACGCGGGATTAGGTCATGTTTTCAACGTAACAAAGTAGAGAATCTTCGGATCGCGAGTAGGTTGGTCGCGTAGACACATGGGCTCTCGTTCAGGACAGTGCTGTCCATGGGAGGGTTTCATTTTTCTTAGGCTCATAGTAAATCAGGTAGATGGGGAACAAGGGATTTTCTGATTTGATGAACACCTCCTAAAGGCACCCGTGGACAGCACCGATCCAAGAGAATATTTTGCTTCGATACTGCAGGGAATCTCAGAAGATTGCCTCTGAGAACCGTGAACTTGCTCGCTTGTAAATGTATCGCACGCTTCCGCAATTTTAACTGAGATCCCCTAAGATGCGTGTAAACCTACAATTATAGTATGTGTATCTGTATGTGTCTGTGTTTGTGTGTACTTTAGTTGTAGAACGTGAGTATTCTGAATAGTTTCTTTCTCTCGTTTAACGTTCGATGTCTCGAAGAAGCCGTCGCAAGCAGTTAATTCGATATATGTACTTGGTTTCTTTACCGCGTGATTTGGCCATGCAAAAATATGCCAGATTTTAGTAGCCGGAGATTTCATCTCCTCCTTATTCTTCTTCGTCATCATCaacatcttcttcttcttttccttctttgttgcttttttttttatattcgaCGATACGCTGCTAgtacttttcaattattttaggTTCCGACGACCTTCGATGAAGCTCGCTGAAGACCATACGCGAAGCGAGTAGCGAAAATGCAGCGTGTACTTAAACGTACGCGGTGAACTTAACCAATAAtacgatttatttatttaatcgttTGTCGACTTTATCACTTCGTTGAAAAACAATGTTCGGTGAAACAGTCTGCTCGAGGATACACCATTTCGACGAGAACGAGTTCTTCTACGACACTCTTCTTCGTTGTTTCATCCTTTCCAGAATACTTTCCCTTAGATCGATACTTTCGGCGAACAACTAAGACCTTGGTAAGGCAATTATTTTGGTTGAAAAAACATCAGAATCAAATTCATTCTTGTTCCATCGAATATCAAATATTCTGAAATCTCGTTCTTCGCTGTTTCACGCGTGGATATCCTCAGGCCAGAAACGCTGAGACGTTCGTTCGGAGCCGGAAGAACTTTCACAAGTACTCCCTGGTCCTGGGCGGAGGCCTCTTCCTGTCCGACCTGTCGCTCCTGTCAGTGGTGACGGTGCTTTGCTCCCTATCGTCGGTGCACTCGAGCATCTGCGTAGTTTCTGTCGCTTCGGACGGGCTAATAGGCTGGGTGGCAAGGGGCGCTAAAGGCGCAGCGCCCTTGTTCCGCGACTTGCTCCGCCGTTTCCTCAGAATCAACGGTCCGAGGGAAGTCGAGTCGTCTCCTCGAGAGGTGGACGCCTGGGCGAGCCTTTCGAGCAACTCTTTGCTCACGTCTCTGGGCGAGCTCTTGTAATCCGTTTCTTTCAGCCTGTCCGATTGTTGCTGCGACTGATGGTGATGATGGTGATGATGATGGTGTTCCTGAGACTTGGAGCTTCGCTCGGTCGCGGTGCCTTGCTCCCTGTAGCTCTCTGTACACGTGGTGGACGTCGAGGTGGTCGCTAACGACACCTTCTGCTCGCTCGTCTGCGTCCCTTGAGAGCCTTGCTGACAGCTGGACGAACTTTGCGACTGACCGGACTGAGCCTGAGACGAACCACCGCCCCCGCCTGGTCCTAAGCTGTTCGAACTCTTCTGTTGTTGCGCGTTGCACGCTGGCAACCGGCTCATCAACGTCTGCATCATATCCTCGATCTTGGCCAATCGTTGATTCACCCGTTGCACCTCCAGCTTCAAGTCCACTTTCACCTCGAGCACCGCGGCGAGGATCTCGCGTTCGTGGCTCGGCTGCGTGGTGATCAATCCGTCGTCGTAACTCTCCAAACGACGAAGCTGCAGCTGCTTCGAGTCGACTGTGCtttgctgctgttgttgctgctgttgctgttggcCACCGTCCTTCCCGCTCTCTGCGTCCCCCGCCTCTTCGATGGTACCGCTCAGTTTGCCGAACTTTGGGAATATCTTGTTACCACCGGCGCTTGATCCTGCACGGGCATCCCTAGCGCTCAGCGACCGTTTAAACGTGTCCACGCCGGTCCCTGCCTCGCTACCGGAGTCTAGGCTCGAGCTCCCTAAACGAAACGCTTCGTTAGCCTTCCTCAACTATGTAATATCGATTAATTCAATCGCGATTTTACCTAACAGTCGTCCCCATTTTCCCGGTCGCGTCTTCACGGCAGTGGTCTCCTCCGCTGTGGAGAGTTTTCTAGTATGCGACGATTCTCCCTCTTTCCCGTCCTTTCCATCTTTACCGTCTCCTTTCTCCACGTCAGCAGTGTGTCTCTCCCTGCGGAATCtgtgtagaaaaaaaaaaaaatgtcgagAGCGAGAACGCTCATCTTTAGTATCGAAAGAGATGGTCACAGGACTATTTACATTACGGGGTTAAAGGTCGGTTTCACTAGGCGACTGATCAAGTAAGTAAGgggataataataaaatacatggTGTATACAAGTCGTGGGGTTTTGGGAGTTGCTTGCCGAAAGTTTCACTTTGGCTCGGTGAAACTTTTCGCTTTCCCTTTTCTCTGATCAGAGAGCATTCGTTCTGCTGTCATTACagtgtgtttttttttttcttttttgagaTGGGGATTtgctctttctttttttcttttttgtaggGATGAGGTGAAGAgttgtttcattttttgtgGTTTTTGGTAGCAAATGAGTCAAGTTCGTTCTACTGAGGCTTAGAAAAAGGGAGACAGCTCCAGCGGTGTTCACGAGCAACCTACTTTGGTGTGCCTACAGGATTCGAAAGAAAGTATTCTTAGTGGTGATAAAAATGCCGATAAAACATACGGGAAAATCTGGCCTGCGTCGATGAACcactatttaaatatttagaaattatcgatactttcttcaaaaataataCTCTATAGTTCCTCGCACCACGTGTATTAACTTATTCAAATACAGGTTCATCGACGCAACGTTCGATGATACAGTTGTAAATGGTAACGAGCTGCTTGATCAACTTTAGGAATGCCATTTTAACATTCAAATCATAACTAGAAAAACTtctaaatacatatttaaacgCCTCTTTCGTTTCCCGGTTTCTAATGCAAATCGATGGAAGAAAACAAAACACGCTATTAGTATCTATCATGCATGTAACATGCTACACGATCGAGGCTTCTACAAGATTGATATCGCTGTTCCTTGGCAGTCTGGCTGTTTTTCAAGCAGCTACTTGGCATcgttatatatacatatatgtatgtatatacgtataaagaatacagggtgtttcaaaAGGTTTGTACACCGTGAAAGTTACAGATCCTTCGTGgcgaaacgaatgaaaaatttcattaccattttataaaattctttcgTTCGTTCTGCTGCGAAGAATTTGCAGCTTCCACAGCGTACGAGGATTTTGAGACATTCTGTACACGTAAGTACAGGTGACAAAGAGAAATTTGAATCCTAGAGTGTGTACGTCACATGCATTCGGCGTTGCATAAAATCGTAAAAGGATCGGATGCTCGAGCCACGTCGAGGACTCTGCTACAACTTTCGCTTTGGACAATCAACTTTTTGGAAAactaacaaaaaaaaaaaaaaaagaagggtaGTGAAAGATCAGTGAAAGAGACGAAGAGTCCTCGAGTCTGCTCTACGCAATCCTGGTTTCGCAAAAaaaatgtacatatgtatatatgtatatgtatatgtagatatacatatacaatatatagtGGGAGAAAGATGCGCATAACCCTCTAAAGCCGTATATCTTACAGCACTCTAGCATTCGTCAGAACTGCAGTGATCGTCAAAAATGGCAAAGTTTGTAATGGCACCGAGGTTTCAATGTGTACGCACCTGAATAAGATGCGGCTTCCAGGCAAACGGAGCTCAATAACTTACACGTTTGTTCGTACGTTATTTAATATTGACAGAAACGAGCGAACCGAGTAGCAGACAGCTAATTTATTCTATACTTTTCCTTGAACCTGATTTACATTGGTAGAGTACATCGATGCTAGTAGGAAAATCCGTTGACTATACTCGTTTCATTGATGGAGTGAAATAGTACCGTGGTAGATTAACTTTTACAGTGAATGTTGTATTGCTAGAGTATACTAGCAGTACTACATTGGAATGGTGAGGAGAAGGCTACTAGCAGGTTGAGTATACTAGCGCTAGTACATTGGAGTGGTGAATGAAAGCTAGTGGTAGATTTACTTTACCACGGTGCTATCCCACGATTGGTTTCGGTATAGTAATCAGACTTTCTCTACTAACGCTAGTATActactttaaccctttcgatgcTATGCGAATTTTTGAACTTGCACCAGTGGGCcagaaatttcatattaaaaattttataatggcaAAGAAATAACGGTACAATCTTGTCTATAGCACATTTTTCTTAGTGGTGGTCACTTGAGACCACCATGGCCCAAATGAAAAGACAAGCGCCGGTCCCATAGGACCACCGCACCgtggcagcgaaagggttaacaatGTAACTCAGGCTCACCACCATTTCATTGTCAGCCATTAACCTTCTCCCATCACTTCAGTGTACTAGAGCTACTATAGTCTACCATTACATACATGTATAAAGTAAGCCTTACGGGGCCTTACACGAGTATGGTAAATGGATTTTTCCTACTAGCCTTGCATACTCTACCATTTGCTCTACCAATGTTAACTTGACTTTACTAGGAGATGCCTTCATTGCACGCGACAATATGTATGTATCAGTCATTTTTCCTGGCTACAggaaatattgaatttcaaatacGAGGCTCGATTTGCCTGGGCTGTTTCGAAGACGTGCTAAAGTGAGATTACGTATTCAGTTTCTCTTTCAAGCGTGTGTACAGCGATTGCACATCCGTGTGATACCCTTCGAACGTCGCAATTTCTCGAGATGCACTTATCGTTACTCTCGTTGGAGCGAGTTTCAAACACGAGAcgagaagaacaagaagaagaggaagaagaagatgaggaaataatagaaaaatatttgtcaaaAGATATAACGTCAAAAGATTCGCACACGTTCCATCGTCGCTTACGTATTTCCGGTAATGATCGCGCGATCAGAAAaaatctctctctctcaatctctctctctcgtggTTTGAAAATGTTTCGGCTAAATTCGCAGCTACGCATATACAGAATCGACGCGTCCAGTATTATATACACGTATATAATTATGatgtataataatattcgGATGTATATTTACATCAGTGTACAAGGTGTTTCAAAATAAAAGATCACGTACACTGTGAAAAATTCGCATTTTTCACAATGCACATACGTTTCGATACAACCTGTACACTGATGTAAACATACAGGGCATTTCAAAGTTAAATGATCAAACCCTCACTGTTCTATGAGTGGAAATACGTGTTTGTTAAACAATATGCAACATTTGAACAAGAAGAATATCATCAATCTAATTTTACACAACGTTCCTTCTCTTTCCATTTTGTTTTCGCTCATAGGACACACGAGGTTTGAATCGTGTAACAGTGAAATGCTCTACAAAGAGAAAAAACGAAATCACAGCTTGAgagttaataataatataaaatataacgatatacaataataaataacgtATGGGTAATAATCATAATGAGAAGAATCATAATCGAATCAATAAATAtagttaatataattaatcatAATAAAGTGTGTACGTAAGAAGTAGCAGAGATGGcaataaaaaagaatgaagaagataaataaatacgTAAGAAATGAAATTGCCTAAAACTGGGCCAGGGCGGCAGGACGTTCACGGTGAGCTCCTCGTCGGAATCCTGTTGGGACCGTCCGTTCGCGGCCCTAGTCGCGCCAATCTGGGCATCCCCGTCGGTCTTGAACCTTTACGGACAACAGGCCAGCCAAGCAACGATCAACAATCAACAATCAACAATTTACCAGAGATACGAAAGGAATTGTACATAATTTGTGCCACGTGATCGCCTCTCGCTGACGTCACACAATTTCTGCTTTCTCTCATttttttggtttttttttttttcactttctcTCACACACTCATGCTCTTGCTCACTTTACTTAACATTAACatgttattattttatgattCAAACGTTAATGATTGCCTCGTATTTAGTGATTAACATTTGAATCGTGTCTGTATGTTACACACGTATACTCTTCTTACCAAAACACCCTTATCAGCCGGATTATATTATTACTCTTCtttacttttcttctttcagaAGAGTATACGAAAGTATAGAAGGTAGAATGCAGTCAGTACCCGTTTGATTTCATTCAAATTGTCTGAACGTTCATTCTGCTTCATTCTTTCttcattctctctctctctctctctctctctctctctctatctaaaattttctttttactgaGATTtctcgtaaaaaaaaaaataaagttgTGTGTATCGTCAGCTTGTGGATCTGTAAAGACACAGAGACCAGATGTTTGTTTGGTCTTCCATACAACAGTGGAGAAATCGAGGCTGGATGATTGGTTAATCGTTTATGAAGTTGTATATTCGTTCGTAAATTCAtgaaatttatggtttatttCGAATCAAAATCAGCGACAAATAGATTCCCATCTTATTTCAGCTCCAATTCAGATCCTAATATCCCTGCATTataaagaggaaaaaagaaaaataaatattaatgtaaaattctttttacgaacgaatatttaaacgcctaaaaaattcaaattagcgatcaatttaaaattgatttccTCCGATATGCCCCTATCGAAAGATTTATAAGCTTTATAAGCTTTCGTTATTCTTATAataattctttaataatttatagagACTGAGGCATACCGGAAGAAATAATAGTTAAAAAATGGAATGGATTCGACGACATCCATTCGAGGGGAGTGAGCAATAAATCTGTCCCTACCTCGAGAAAATTTTTCGCACTAGATGATCCTGTGCTTGATCCAACTGAGGCTCATTTTTCCTTCTCTCGGCCAACTCTTTCTCTCGACGAACGTCAGCCACTTTTCGAAATATTAGctgtgaaaaatatttttcatttcatatagaacattttttataattcacAATTAAACGAGTTAATCGGAGCGATTGATGCAAAGTACTCGCAAACGAACGGGTATGTTTTATTTACGGGGTCCGGAACAATTATTTCTGCCCTCGAGTTCCTTCTTCGctattattaattgtttcatAGCGCGTCAAACCTTCTATCGGTTTTTCCACCCTACGTACTTAGGAATGTAGGTGAGCATTATTCGGTTAATTGTTGGgcgttaataattattttgacaTGGGTTGAGTTCAAGTGACGCTAAACGATAAAATGTAAGTATATTTGAACAATCCCTTAAAACTCCATCGAGTATTTGAACCTTTTGCTTCATTATTcctaataaaaaagaaaaataacttAAAGTAATGCTTTCAATGATTTAGTGTTTAAATATTTCGTTTTTAGCAAATTGTGGTTAAGTTGAACGACAGAATTTTGTCAGCCGAGCCGAAGAACATTGCTTCCTTTTTGTGATCGGAAAATTAAGATGGAGGGGATTCCCCTGTCTATATATTTCAACTGCGCATGCGCGTAAGCAGCAGTCGATAGGCGCACTGTTAGCAGACTACCCGTACTCGACTAACctcaaaatattttatttatcaagaAGGTTGCGGACCGGTCTCCGACGAGTTCCGTCCTGGAACTTCGTCTCGGATGAATCGTGAAaggttttaaaaataaaaaagtacgcGGTCCAACGCGTACTTTTACCGTCGTGATTCGTTTCGAATCGAAGTTATAGGTGAAACAGACAAAGTGTATGGATTGTGGTGCAAAGTGTTCCTCGCGTTCGAAAGGTTTGGCTAATAATATTATTCTCGAAGAACGCTTGCTTTTTTAGTCACGATTATTGCATCGATTAATCGAATTATTTCAGATGGGTCATGGTACGAGCCGTTCCGCATCCTCTGCGAATATACTTTCCGCGGACGAGCTGACCTTAGTGGAGAATTTGTTCAAGTCCATGTCCCGTAGTTCTGGTTCCATTAAACGCGAAGACATATTTAAGCACTGGTCAACCCATTTAGACGACGTATTATTGCAATTTGTGGTAAGATTCCTATGTCACGAACCCGGAAAGAGAGTATCTACTATCAACGGAGAGAATTTTGGACGGTTATACGTGTTTGCCGTTCGTGGTAGTCCAGAGGAGAGAACTagtttaattttcaatggTTTCTCAGAAGAGGAACAGAAACATGAAATACCCACCACTGCGTTCCTTCAATATGTACAAGCTACTATAAATTCTTATTTAAAACTGCAGAAGAGTTCTGGAAATGCTCATTATCTAACTTGGAGCAGTATTGGCTGCACAGTAAATACCAGGAGAATAGGAATGCGTTCTAGAAGTCTGTGCGAAGATCTGGTTAAGCACAGCGACTCTTTAACTATagatcaaattgaaaattggttCTCCATGGCTGGTACGTTCAAGGTGATTCAGTCGCACGTTTTCCAGTGCCTTTTCTTAGTCTCCCAGAAAAAAGGAGACAAGAACACCAGTGCTAGAATAAACGATTTGAACCTTCTACCGATCTGCCGAGGTTTAGAAAATATACCGCATTTCCCTAGTATTCTCGGGCTGGGCGACGTTCTATTCTTGAATCTAAGCTTGCCTCAAGAAGTTCGCAACGAATGGAGATTCTTGTTCTCCAGTCAAGTTCATGGAGAATCATTTTCCACTATGCTAGGAAGAATTACTATGCAAGGAGCCACGATCATGATACTTCAAGATACGGACGACCACGTATTCGGTGGTTTCGCTTCAGACAGTTGGGCGATCGGGCCAAATTTCATAGGAAATCAAActtcttttctcttcaaaTTAGAACCAGATATACTAACGTTTTCCTCGTCCGGTTACAACAATCATTACCAGTATCTGAATCTTCATCAACAAACTATGCCTAACGGTTTGCTGATGGGCGGCCAACTGAATTACCCTGGTCTCTGGCTAGATTGGGAGTACGGGAATGGTAAATCCAGCGTATCATGTACGACCTTCCAGAACTACGTACAACTCAGTGGCAAAGAGAACTTCAAGATCAAACACTGCGAGGTATGGGGTGTAGGCCCAATTCCAGAGGTAGAAGAAGACACGCGTGATTCGAGATCGGTTCTGGATCAAGATTCCACCTCGAAAGTTATATTGCAGATGGCTGGACGAAAGATGTACAGCGAGGATTTAAAGGAGGTGAAAGAGTAGTTGCGATACCAGAGATCCGCATGAAACTCCAACTATCTGTCAGGCTATTTCAAGTATACCAACAGCTTCCTAGAACAAGAGTCATTGTAAAACAGTATCTGTAATGCGAtgagataaaaataataacgatCGTAGATTTACGTTTGTACTTATAATTTCGTAACTCGAATCATTTCGTTTCGAAAAGGGCTAAATAGAAACAATCGGTTATGAATTACACGAACGATCGTCATCGTCAgcaaatgataaaattaaattgcgtTTCGTAAGCTTCTTCTATACTAACACGTTTCTTTCCACCTGTTTCGACTGTTAATTTAATCGAAAAGAAAGTTTCACATATCCTCTGTAACGGCCTGTCATATCAATCATATCTACGACTTTAGTCTGCCATGTAACGCTACCTACGAACACCATGTCGCGATATTTAACAAACAGATATACATAATATCGTACGAGTTGCTGTGTCTTTTGAATGCCTATTATCTAGTGCCTGGTGAGTcatcaatcatttttaatcaGAGTTCTTGATAACCTGATCAAACTCTATCGATGAAACGTACAACATGGATTGCTACCATTGTTATATAAGACTATATggatgtatgtatgtatggaTGTGAGCGCGGATGTATGTTATTGGAATTTGAATTCTCGCAAACGGGTTGGTTGCGTCGTCGACGAAAGAAACCCAAGAAAAACACACCGCATTGTTATTCGGTATGTTAAGAGTTCAATAAAGAATTGAAACCTTAGCCAAGACTCTTTATTGTTTGGAAAGAGGAATGATTGCTCAAGGGCGGGACACTTAAAATTTCATAGGAAACAACACATGGGCCATAGAGGACCTTGAGCAATCAGCAAATTAGCCAACTGTAATTAAATAACGTTCTTACCCGGTGGCTTAGGTTGTAAGTTAGTACGAGGTTCCTGGCGAAAGAGTTTGCGAAAGCTTGGTAAAAATCCAACACTTCCAACAGTCGATCCCTCTTGATGGTATGAAGGTCGCAGTAGGTCAGAGCCCGTACATTGGCCGCGCTTTGTCCCACGGACGGATTCGTCCAGAAGCTGTCTCCGAAGACGTCTCCCTTTCCAAGAATCGCCACCACCTCGTCGTCCTGGATCACTTCGAGGCTCCCGGTCACGATGAAGCACAACGAATCGATTGACTCGCCTGTGTGATAAAGTAAATCGCCGGGCGCACTGTGCGACATTGTAAAGTGCATCGCCAGTGCGCGCAGGCAACCGTCAGAGGCCAACCTATGAAACATTAATCGTATTACACGCGTTAGCTGTTTAATTAATCAAGTTGGTTAAAGTAGCGGATACCGCTTACCTGAACGCTGGGTGTTCGTTGAAGACTTTCCTGTTTAGATGAACACAGATGTCCGCTTTCATGTCTTTTGGGCAGTAGTTGAGTACCTTGTCAGTGTCTAGGCCCTTGGTCATCGCCCAGGTGCTCACAACGTAGTCCATCACCCGTTCGCTTAGCGCTTTCGGCACCTCGTGCAACTTCATGAATTCTCtcacgttgttcagcatgtCGTGATACTTGGCGGTGGCGGAGGTCATCTGTTGAATTATCGTGGTGACGTGACCAAAGATCGTGGCGTACAGTAGGGCTGTAGGCATACAAACATATTGTCTAATGAGAACTCTGGGCGCTAAGCGCCTGGTGGGTGTAGTCGCTAACCCACTCGAGTTAGCTTGTTAGCCCTAGACAAAAATTCCTTACACGCCGACAATGAGTCAAGTATCGGGTCTTCCGTACCCGTACGACGATTGGTAAGCCCATGAGTGGAATTTTTACCAACCCCGCGCCACCTGGGTGGTGGTTGCTGCTGGGGTGTGGATTATTTCTTTTAGCGCAATTTGCGCCCTTTAACACCGCGGTATAAGCGACAGCTTGGGTACGACAGAACGGGTTATCAACGCACCAAGGCTCACATTCGACAATAACCTGTCTAATGAGAACTCAACTTCTATCTACGATATTTTAATCGTCATAGCAAAGAATATTTTACCAGCGATGATCATCATGCAGATGGTGAAGATTTTCTCGTTGTCGGTTTCCGCGGCAACGTTCCCGAAACCCACGGAGGTCATGCAGGTCATCGTAAAGTAGAGCGCGGTGACGTACATGGTCCTCCTGGACGGTCCTGCGACCAGTTCCGGTGCAGTGCTGGTATTGGTCCACAGATAGCTGTACGGTGACTGGGTGACGTTGGCCAGCTTCCACAGCCAGGAATACTGGACCCCGTTGTCAGCATCCGACCTCCCTATCGAGTACCTTTAACGCAACAACACTTTTTATCTGGATGGAATTTCGTCGATAAAAACAGCCTCTAGGTTAGAGAATGAAGGATGACAGGGTACACTATCGAGACGCGTGAGGAAAGCTCGCTTCATGCTCTTTTTTCATCCACTAATCGCGCGTTAagcgtttctttttcttttttctgtatCTTTTTCACCTCTGTCCTTTTACACTTCTCTTTTGTCTTCTCGACAATCTCCGTTTCAGGCCAGATTCCTTCTGTTCCGACAGCGGTTCGCGAGAAAGATCACGATTAAATACTCGAAGCGTGATACCTTTGGAAACGAAGAGGTTTGCCAACTTAACGTAATAACGATGAAAGAGACCGACCACCGTT containing:
- the LOC114880982 gene encoding potassium voltage-gated channel protein eag isoform X9, translating into MPGGRRGLVAPQNTFLENIIRRSSSQPDSSFLLANAQIVDFPIVYCNESFCKISGYNRAEVMQKSCRCGFMYGELTDKETIARIEECLEGQIHDQFEILLYKKNKTPLWLLLQIAPIKNERDLVVLFLLTFRDITALKQPIDTDDTKGGLSKFAKLARSVTRSRSVLVSQFSSHLPALKDSALPTTTKQSHLAHMMSLSGDVMPQYRQEAPKTPPHILLHYCAFKAIWDWIILCLTFYTAIMVPYNVAFKNKTSEDVSLLVVDSIVDVIFFIDIVLNFHTTFVGPGGEVVSDPKVIRMNYLKSWFIIDLLSCLPYDVFNAFDHDEDGIGSLFSALKVVRLLRLGRVVRKLDRYLEYGAAMLILLLCFYMLVAHWLACVWYSIGRSDADNGVQYSWLWKLANVTQSPYSYLWTNTSTAPELVAGPSRRTMYVTALYFTMTCMTSVGFGNVAAETDNEKIFTICMMIIAALLYATIFGHVTTIIQQMTSATAKYHDMLNNVREFMKLHEVPKALSERVMDYVVSTWAMTKGLDTDKVLNYCPKDMKADICVHLNRKVFNEHPAFRLASDGCLRALAMHFTMSHSAPGDLLYHTGESIDSLCFIVTGSLEVIQDDEVVAILGKGDVFGDSFWTNPSVGQSAANVRALTYCDLHTIKRDRLLEVLDFYQAFANSFARNLVLTYNLSHRLIFRKVADVRREKELAERRKNEPQLDQAQDHLVRKIFSRFRRERHTADVEKGDGKDGKDGKEGESSHTRKLSTAEETTAVKTRPGKWGRLLGSSSLDSGSEAGTGVDTFKRSLSARDARAGSSAGGNKIFPKFGKLSGTIEEAGDAESGKDGGQQQQQQQQQQSTVDSKQLQLRRLESYDDGLITTQPSHEREILAAVLEVKVDLKLEVQRVNQRLAKIEDMMQTLMSRLPACNAQQQKSSNSLGPGGGGGSSQAQSGQSQSSSSCQQGSQGTQTSEQKVSLATTSTSTTCTESYREQGTATERSSKSQEHHHHHHHHHQSQQQSDRLKETDYKSSPRDVSKELLERLAQASTSRGDDSTSLGPLILRKRRSKSRNKGAAPLAPLATQPISPSEATETTQMLECTDDREQSTVTTDRSDRSDRKRPPPRTREYL
- the LOC114880982 gene encoding potassium voltage-gated channel protein eag isoform X6, encoding MPGGRRGLVAPQNTFLENIIRRSSSQPDSSFLLANAQIVDFPIVYCNESFCKISGYNRAEVMQKSCRCGFMYGELTDKETIARIEECLEGQIHDQFEILLYKKNKTPLWLLLQIAPIKNERDLVVLFLLTFRDITALKQPIDTDDTKGGLSKFAKLARSVTRSRSVLVSQFSSHLPALKDSALPTTTKQSHLAHMMSLSGDVMPQYRQEAPKTPPHILLHYCAFKAIWDWIILCLTFYTAIMVPYNVAFKNKTSEDVSLLVVDSIVDVIFFIDIVLNFHTTFVGPGGEVVSDPKVIRMNYLKSWFIIDLLSCLPYDVFNAFDHDEDGIGSLFSALKVVRLLRLGRVVRKLDRYLEYGAAMLILLLCFYMLVAHWLACVWYVTLRYSIGRSDADNGVQYSWLWKLANVTQSPYSYLWTNTSTAPELVAGPSRRTMYVTALYFTMTCMTSVGFGNVAAETDNEKIFTICMMIIAALLYATIFGHVTTIIQQMTSATAKYHDMLNNVREFMKLHEVPKALSERVMDYVVSTWAMTKGLDTDKVLNYCPKDMKADICVHLNRKVFNEHPAFRLASDGCLRALAMHFTMSHSAPGDLLYHTGESIDSLCFIVTGSLEVIQDDEVVAILGKGDVFGDSFWTNPSVGQSAANVRALTYCDLHTIKRDRLLEVLDFYQAFANSFARNLVLTYNLSHRLIFRKVADVRREKELAERRKNEPQLDQAQDHLVRKIFSRFKTDGDAQIGATRAANGRSQQDSDEELTVNVLPPWPSFRFRRERHTADVEKGDGKDGKDGKEGESSHTRKLSTAEETTAVKTRPGKWGRLLGSSSLDSGSEAGTGVDTFKRSLSARDARAGSSAGGNKIFPKFGKLSGTIEEAGDAESGKDGGQQQQQQQQQQSTVDSKQLQLRRLESYDDGLITTQPSHEREILAAVLEVKVDLKLEVQRVNQRLAKIEDMMQTLMSRLPACNAQQQKSSNSLGPGGGGGSSQAQSGQSQSSSSCQQGSQGTQTSEQKVSLATTSTSTTCTESYREQGTATERSSKSQEHHHHHHHHHQSQQQSDRLKETDYKSSPRDVSKELLERLAQASTSRGDDSTSLGPLILRKRRSKSRNKGAAPLAPLATQPISPSEATETTQMLECTDDREQSTVTTDRSDRSDRKRPPPRTREYL